A window of the Thalassospira sp. TSL5-1 genome harbors these coding sequences:
- a CDS encoding efflux RND transporter permease subunit yields MAKFFIDRPVFAWVIALVIMLAGGLSILQLPIEQYPSIAPPSVQISANYPGASAQTVENTVTQVIEQQMNGLDNLRYMSSTSDSTGSAEVTLTFNSGTNPDIAQVQVQNKLQAAMSILPSQVQQQGINVTKSSGSFLMVVGFVSSDGNIGAHDLADFIANTIKDPISRVNGVGSVQVFGAQHAMRVWLDPFKLISYGLTVSDVRSAIEAQNTEVSAGQIGGAPSVDGQQINATITAQSRLQTPEEFSNILLRVNTDGSQVRLGDVARVEIGAESYNIVARYNGKDSVGIGINLATGANALDTAEAVKNRVNELKAYMPAGVEIVYPYDTTPFVKISIEEVVHTLVEAVVLVFLVMFLFLQNWRATLIPTIAVPVVLLGTFGVLAAFGFSINTLTMFGMVLAIGLLVDDAIVVVENVERVMFEDGLSPRDATRKSMEQITGALIGIALVLSAVFIPMAFFSGSTGAIYRQFSITIVSAMILSVVVAIVLTPALCATLLKNSHHDPYTRKGFFGLFNRGFDKTNSFYQGSVGHVVQRKWRYLAVYVVLVGGLAFLFTRLPSSFLPDEDQGILFSMVQLPAGSSQERTVNVLKKVEGHFLNDEKDNVNGIFTVAGFSFAGSGQNAGIAFVSLKDWSKRSEPQQSVQAIVGRAYGFFATIKEAMAFAFTPPAIVELGTANGFDMQLVDRGALGHEALIAARNQLLGMASQSPAVQGVRPNGLNDMPQFEVNIDQEKAKALGVSIADVNDTLSTAWGSSYVNDFMENGRVKKVYVQADAKFRMMPKDMENWYVRNNQGQMVPISAFATMSWGYGSPRLERFSGLPSVNIQGQAAPGVSSGDAMNAMAEMVSKLPKGIGLEWTGLSYEERAAGDQAPALYGLSVIVVFLCLAALYESWSIPVSVMLVVPLGVLGAVAAALLRGLPDDVYFQVALLTTIGLSAKNAILIVEFARDLYEDGMGLLEATLEAARQRLRPIIMTSMAFTLGVLPLAISTGAGAAARIAVGTGVMGGMIAATVLAIFFVPLFFMVIVGTFGRKTAKNKEKPVVDDSPSL; encoded by the coding sequence ATGGCAAAGTTTTTCATTGATCGCCCGGTATTTGCCTGGGTGATTGCCCTCGTAATCATGTTGGCGGGGGGGCTGTCGATTCTGCAATTGCCGATCGAACAGTATCCGTCGATTGCGCCGCCGTCGGTGCAGATATCGGCAAACTATCCGGGTGCGTCGGCCCAAACCGTTGAAAATACCGTTACCCAGGTGATCGAGCAGCAGATGAACGGCCTCGATAATCTGCGTTACATGTCTTCGACCAGTGACTCGACCGGTAGTGCCGAAGTAACTCTTACCTTCAATTCCGGGACCAACCCGGACATTGCCCAGGTTCAGGTGCAGAACAAATTGCAGGCGGCAATGTCCATTCTGCCCAGCCAGGTGCAGCAGCAGGGCATTAACGTCACCAAATCCAGCGGGTCTTTCCTGATGGTGGTGGGTTTCGTGTCCTCGGACGGGAATATCGGTGCCCACGACCTGGCCGACTTTATTGCCAATACCATCAAAGACCCGATTTCACGGGTCAACGGTGTGGGCAGTGTGCAGGTTTTTGGTGCACAGCACGCCATGCGCGTGTGGCTGGACCCGTTCAAGCTGATCAGCTATGGCCTGACGGTTTCCGATGTTCGCAGCGCCATCGAGGCCCAGAATACCGAAGTTTCCGCTGGTCAGATTGGCGGGGCACCGTCGGTTGACGGCCAGCAGATCAATGCGACCATCACCGCGCAAAGCCGCCTTCAGACCCCTGAAGAGTTCTCCAACATTCTTTTGCGGGTGAATACCGATGGCTCCCAGGTGCGCCTGGGCGATGTGGCGCGTGTTGAAATCGGTGCAGAAAGCTACAACATCGTTGCCCGCTATAATGGCAAGGATTCCGTTGGTATCGGGATTAACCTGGCAACAGGTGCGAACGCACTTGATACCGCCGAAGCCGTTAAAAACCGGGTAAACGAACTTAAGGCCTATATGCCGGCCGGTGTCGAAATCGTTTATCCTTACGATACGACCCCGTTTGTGAAAATCTCGATCGAGGAAGTGGTTCATACGCTGGTTGAAGCGGTTGTTCTGGTGTTCCTCGTGATGTTCCTGTTCTTGCAAAACTGGCGCGCCACCCTGATCCCGACCATCGCCGTGCCGGTGGTGTTGCTGGGGACATTTGGCGTGCTGGCCGCATTTGGCTTTTCCATTAACACCCTGACCATGTTTGGCATGGTGCTGGCGATCGGCCTTCTGGTGGACGACGCCATCGTGGTGGTGGAAAACGTCGAACGTGTGATGTTTGAAGACGGTCTGTCCCCGCGTGATGCGACACGCAAGTCAATGGAACAGATCACCGGGGCGCTGATCGGTATTGCCCTTGTGCTCTCCGCGGTGTTTATCCCGATGGCCTTTTTCTCCGGCTCGACCGGGGCAATTTACCGCCAGTTCTCGATCACCATCGTATCTGCGATGATTTTGTCGGTGGTTGTCGCCATCGTGCTGACACCTGCCCTTTGTGCGACATTGCTGAAAAACTCCCATCACGACCCTTACACCCGCAAAGGTTTCTTTGGGCTGTTTAACCGGGGTTTTGATAAAACCAACTCGTTTTATCAGGGCAGTGTCGGCCATGTGGTACAGCGTAAATGGCGGTATCTGGCCGTGTATGTTGTGCTGGTGGGCGGTCTTGCCTTTTTGTTCACCCGGCTTCCGTCATCCTTTTTGCCTGACGAAGACCAGGGCATCCTGTTTTCGATGGTCCAGCTGCCAGCCGGGTCATCGCAGGAACGCACGGTTAACGTTCTTAAAAAGGTCGAAGGCCACTTCCTTAATGACGAAAAAGACAATGTGAATGGCATCTTTACCGTTGCGGGCTTCAGTTTCGCCGGTAGCGGCCAGAATGCCGGTATTGCCTTTGTCAGCCTGAAAGACTGGTCAAAACGTTCCGAACCCCAGCAGTCGGTTCAGGCGATTGTCGGCCGTGCCTATGGCTTCTTTGCGACAATCAAGGAAGCAATGGCCTTTGCCTTTACCCCGCCTGCCATTGTGGAACTGGGGACGGCAAACGGTTTTGACATGCAGTTGGTTGACCGTGGTGCATTGGGCCACGAGGCCCTGATTGCAGCCCGGAACCAGTTGCTGGGCATGGCATCCCAAAGCCCTGCCGTCCAGGGTGTCCGCCCGAACGGCCTGAATGATATGCCGCAGTTTGAGGTGAATATCGATCAGGAAAAAGCCAAGGCGCTGGGTGTTTCGATTGCGGATGTCAATGACACGCTGTCAACCGCCTGGGGGTCGAGCTATGTAAACGACTTCATGGAAAATGGCCGGGTTAAAAAGGTCTATGTCCAGGCGGATGCCAAATTCCGCATGATGCCCAAGGATATGGAAAACTGGTATGTCCGTAACAACCAGGGCCAAATGGTGCCGATTTCGGCCTTTGCCACGATGTCCTGGGGGTATGGTTCGCCGCGTCTGGAACGCTTTAGCGGTTTGCCTTCTGTCAATATTCAGGGGCAGGCAGCACCGGGTGTCAGTTCGGGTGATGCCATGAATGCAATGGCGGAAATGGTTTCCAAGCTGCCCAAGGGCATTGGTCTGGAATGGACGGGCCTGTCCTACGAAGAACGCGCTGCGGGCGATCAGGCTCCGGCCCTGTATGGTCTGTCGGTGATCGTGGTGTTCCTGTGCCTCGCCGCCCTTTACGAAAGCTGGTCGATCCCGGTTTCCGTGATGCTGGTGGTGCCACTGGGCGTTTTGGGGGCGGTTGCGGCGGCATTGCTGCGCGGCCTGCCTGACGACGTTTACTTCCAGGTCGCCCTGCTCACCACGATTGGTCTGTCGGCAAAGAACGCCATCCTGATTGTCGAGTTCGCCCGCGATCTTTACGAAGACGGGATGGGGCTGCTTGAGGCAACACTCGAGGCAGCACGGCAGCGTCTGCGACCGATCATCATGACCTCGATGGCCTTTACCCTTGGTGTTCTGCCCCTTGCGATCAGTACCGGTGCAGGTGCGGCAGCGCGTAT